One region of Drosophila kikkawai strain 14028-0561.14 chromosome 2R, DkikHiC1v2, whole genome shotgun sequence genomic DNA includes:
- the LOC108082127 gene encoding uncharacterized protein, giving the protein MHRHGTIQALLLAFTALICLQMQLYDALPLPSSDPEPLDTAPAVRTARQAALDLETGIQKSVGGFKVFPKKNRVDLRPMGTMVTKESAGLPKGSTDLPKGSTDLPKGSTDLPKGSTSLPKSRPTAGRRIYYKQDEPAPEGGSEEASAESGSAEGGSAEGGSSEGKEGGGEGAVAGGGAAASGQKNKQKETISKYDNELGHPFMDDRFKDMPRIAKIEANPVKNYYPSLKNLTTVCMNRTTIYNEFKIENWLMRGLSSKKKTDREFLLDLRLDIFVKGDSESCHNQKFSDWRMYQECALRRNQRMEFYIPKYPRQQIVMT; this is encoded by the exons ATGCATCGCCATGGGACAATCCAGGCCCTTCTTTTGGCTTTTACAGCGTTAATA TGTTTGCAAATGCAACTATATGATGCTCTGCCACTGCCGTCTTCCGATCCAGAGCCACTTGACACCGCTCCGGCGGTCAGAACTGCCAGACAAGCCGCTTTGGATCTTGAAACGGGGATTCAGAAGTCTGTCGGCGGCTTTAAAGTATTCCCAAAGAAAAATCGTGTTGATCTACGACCGATGGGGACGATGGTAACAAAGGAATCCGCAGGTTTGCCCAAGGGATCCACAGATTTGCCTAAGGGATCCACAGATTTGCCTAAGGGATCCACAGATTTGCCTAAGGGATCCACAAGCTTGCCTAAAAGCCGTCCCACAGCTGGAAGAAGAATTTATTACAAACAAGATGAGCCAGCTCCAGAGGGAGGCTCTGAAGAAGCAAGCGCAGAATCTGGAAGTGCCGAAGGTGGAAGTGCAGAAGGAGGAAGCTCAGAAGGTAAAGAAGGTGGAGGTGAAGGAGCAGTTGCTGGGGGAGGAGCCGCTGCGTCagggcaaaaaaataaacaaaaagaaactattTCGAAATACGACAACGAATTGGGCCATCCATTTATGGATGACCGCTTTAAGGACATGCCAAGAATTGCCAAGATCGAGGCTAATCCTGTGAAGAACTATTATCCCTCCTTAAAGAATCTGACCACAGTTTGCATGAACAGAACTACCATTTACAACGAGTTTAAGATCGAGAATTGGTTAATGCGAGGCCTTAGCAGCAAGAAGAAAACTGATCGTGAATTTTTATTAGACCTGCGCCTTGATATCTTTGTCAAGGGCGATTCCGAGTCCTGTCACAATCAAAAATTCTCCGACTGGCGGATGTACCAGGAGTGCGCTCTCCGTCGCAACCAACGCATGGAGTTCTATATACCCAAATATCCGCGACAGCAAATCGTTATGACTTGA
- the LOC108082135 gene encoding uncharacterized protein: MEGFEYVVNPPLWPTIGFLKKIRRDSEGNFVRDSYVKTPPPAAGPADYDVPSTIGFKYPSKAGFSALANKMPRLPANRELGYPPVGTYATDFPGTQYSFTFKKATVKDQKWMTPGPSTYTRHLKYPDSHVEMAFGYHRIIWPSVAVFCSPVNLARCSVCGEKPVGDYFHNFGNDQDMCRPCMQAAVTVMKKCSVQVTERFSRQQKIKQFVPARNCAFFHLHDGTNATIERETRKVLRQKIRVENYLYRFNAKVE, translated from the exons GTTTCGAGTATGTGGTTAATCCGCCGTTGTGGCCCACGATTGGTTTTCTGAAGAAAATCCGTAGGGATTCGGAGGGTAACTTCGTCCGCGACAGCTACGTCAAGACACCGCCGCCAGCTGCAGGTCCTGCTGACTACGATGTTCCCAGTACTATTGGTTTCAAG TACCCATCGAAGGCGGGTTTTTCCGCCTTGGCCAACAAGATGCCACGCCTGCCGGCCAACCGGGAGCTTGGCTATCCCCCAGTAGGAACTTATGCCACCGATTTTCCGGGAACACAGTATTCCTTcacctttaaaaaggcgactGTGAAAGACCAAAAGTGGATGACTCCGGG CCCCTCCACCTACACGCGTCACCTCAAATACCCAGACAGCCACGTGGAGATGGCTTTCGGCTACCACCGCATCATTTGGCCCTCGGTGGCGGTCTTCTGCAGTCCCGTAAACCTAGCCCGGTGCTCGGTGTGCGGCGAGAAGCCTGTGGGCGATTACTTCCATAACTTTGGCAACGACCAGGACATGTGTAGGCCATGCATGCAGGCCGCTGTGACCGTCATGAAGAAGTGCAGCGTGCAGGTGACAGAGCGTTTTAGTCGGCAGCAGAAGATCAAGCAGTTTGTGCCCGCCCGCAATTGTGCCTTCTTCCATCTTCATGACGGGACCAATGCCACCATTGAGCGAGAGACGCGTAAGGTGCTACGCCAGAAGATTCGCGTGGAGAATTACCTCTATCGGTTTAATGCAAAGGTTGAGTAG